One stretch of Brassica napus cultivar Da-Ae unplaced genomic scaffold, Da-Ae ScsIHWf_542;HRSCAF=815, whole genome shotgun sequence DNA includes these proteins:
- the LOC125604413 gene encoding uncharacterized protein LOC125604413 isoform X2, giving the protein MGCVLLFHKVMGQETVTGGWNDKSSKAGGDVEKNRLEFGSVYQQEQQERVQPCHLSSSIYYGGPDVYFQPQSQNSSANSAAKKKEGGEDDSGSASRGNWWQGSLYY; this is encoded by the exons ATGGGGTGTGTTCTTTTGTTTCATAAGGTGATGGGACAAGAGACTGTGACTGGTGGCTGGAACGACAAGTCCTCCAAGGCTG GTGGTGATGTTGAGAAAAACAGATTAGAGTTTGGATCAGTTTATCAACAGGAACAACAAGAGAGAGTTCAACCTTGTCATCTGAGCTCTTCCATCTATTACGGTGGCCCTGATGTTTATTTCCAGCCTCAGAGTCAGAATTCCAGCGCCAACTCTGCTGCG aagaagaaagagggaGGCGAAGATGATTCCGGAAGTGCTTCCAGAGGAAATTGGTGGCAAG GGTCTCTGTATTACTAA
- the LOC125604413 gene encoding uncharacterized protein LOC125604413 isoform X1, with product MGCVLLFHKVMGQETVTGGWNDKSSKAGGDVEKNRLEFGSVYQQEQQERVQPCHLSSSIYYGGPDVYFQPQSQNSSANSAAQKKKEGGEDDSGSASRGNWWQGSLYY from the exons ATGGGGTGTGTTCTTTTGTTTCATAAGGTGATGGGACAAGAGACTGTGACTGGTGGCTGGAACGACAAGTCCTCCAAGGCTG GTGGTGATGTTGAGAAAAACAGATTAGAGTTTGGATCAGTTTATCAACAGGAACAACAAGAGAGAGTTCAACCTTGTCATCTGAGCTCTTCCATCTATTACGGTGGCCCTGATGTTTATTTCCAGCCTCAGAGTCAGAATTCCAGCGCCAACTCTGCTGCG cagaagaagaaagagggaGGCGAAGATGATTCCGGAAGTGCTTCCAGAGGAAATTGGTGGCAAG GGTCTCTGTATTACTAA
- the LOC106433553 gene encoding rop guanine nucleotide exchange factor 7 yields the protein MGASPEKLRIDMREVEEKRRESSCCSSSDFLISETIRREEEESPGTTEDFTASPLSSRWSVKNVDDGDKKLRPVCAKQSRVSEIEMMKERFSKLLLGEDMSGSGNGVCTALAISNAITNLCATLFGQLWRLEPLPKEKKDMWRREMEWLLCVSDHIVEMTPTWQTFPDGTKLEIMTCRPRSDLYVNLPALRKLDNMLLEILDSFEETEFWYVDQGIVAHESAADGSSSFRKSFQRQEDKWWLPVPRVSPGGLQENSRKQLQHKRDCTNQILKAAMAINSITLADMEIPESYLESLPRRGRSCLGDLIYRYISSDQFSPEYLLDCLDLSSEHQAIEIANRVESSIYLWHKRSNSKPATNTKTSWEMVKELMVDGEKLELMADRAESLLISLKQRFPGLPQTALDMSKIQYNKDIGKSILESYSRVLESLAFNIVARIDDLLFVDDLTRHSSDQIPTTLGNNGSDAVKNNALSATTYTTPSYSPAKPELGTSVTTVPPSPSRFKIPHSSSVKRVLTAYVTKNEPRLKDIQVERSSRSSSSERLSLEKCMKESLNVSNLDPGI from the exons ATGGGTGCTTCGCCGGAGAAGTTGAGAATCGACATGCGAGAGGtagaagagaaaagaagagagagcaGCTGCTGCAGCAGCTCTGATTTTCTGATATCGGAAACAATCAGACGAGAGGAGGAGGAAAGCCCTGGCACTACGGAGGATTTCACAGCTTCTCCGCTTTCGTCTCGTTGGTCGGTGAAGAATGTCGACGACGGAGATAAGAAGCTTCGCCCCGTCTGTGCCAAACAATCAAGAGTCTCAG AGATTGAGATGATGAAGGAAAGGTTTTCGAAGCTACTACTTGGAGAAGATATGTCTGGTTCTGGAAATGGCGTCTGCACTGCTCTTGCCATCTCTAACGCCATCACTAATCTTTGCG ctaCCTTGTTCGGGCAACTATGGAGGTTAGAGCCTCTtcctaaggagaagaaagacATGTGGAGACGAGAAATGGAATGGCTTCTCTGTGTCAGTGATCACATTGTTGAGATGACTCCTACTTGGCAAACATTCCCCGATGGAACCAAACTCGAG ATAATGACCTGCAGACCAAGATCAGACCTTTATGTTAACCTCCCAGCTCTCAGAAAACTGGATAACATGCTTCTC GAGATATTAGATAGCTTTGAGGAGACTGAGTTTTGGTATGTCGACCAAGGAATCGTGGCACACGAATCAGCAGCAGACGGATCATCTTCTTTTCGAAAATCATTTCAGAGACAAGAAGACAAATGGTGGCTACCGGTTCCACGTGTTTCACCAGGAGGCTTGCAAGAGAACTCAAGAAAACAGTTGCAGCATAAACGAGACTGCACTAATCAGATACTAAAAGCTGCTATGGCCATCAACAGCATCACACTCGCCGACATGGAGATCCCTGAATCATATCTCGAATCTCTTCCACGG AGAGGAAGATCATGCCTCGGTGATTTGATCTACAGATACATTTCGTCAGATCAATTCTCACCTGAATATCTTCTTGATTGCCTTGACTTATCCTCTGAACACCAAGCCATAGAGATAGCTAACCGAGTCGAGTCATCCATCTACCTGTGGCACAAAAGGTCTAATTCAAAACCAGCTACTAATACCAAAACGTCGTGGGAGATGGTGAAAGAACTAATGGTTGATGGAGAGAAGCTAGAGTTGATGGCTGATCGAGCTGAAAGTCTGTTGATTTCCTTAAAACAACGGTTCCCTGGTCTCCCTCAAACCGCTCTTGACATGAGCAAAATCCAATACAACAAG GACATTGGAAAATCGATTCTGGAAAGCTACTCGAGAGTTCTAGAGAGCTTAGCGTTCAACATTGTCGCACGTATCGATGACTTGCTTTTTGTTGATGATCTTACAAGACACTCATCGGATCAGATACCGACTACATTAGGTAACAACGGTAGTGACGCTGTTAAGAACAATGCATTGTCTGCTACAACCTACACAACTCCAAGCTACTCTCCTGCAAAACCGGAGCTGGGAACATCAGTCACAACAGTGCCGCCGTCTCCTTCAAGGTTCAAGATTCCTCACAGTAGCAGCGTTAAAAGGGTCTTGACGGCTTATGTAACAAAGAACGAACCAAGACTGAAGGATATTCAGGTGGAAAGATCAAGCCGTTCATCGTCGAGTGAGAGGTTGTCTCTAGAGAAATGCATGAAGGAGTCGTTGAATGTATCGAACCTTGATCCTGGGATTTGA